One segment of Nostoc flagelliforme CCNUN1 DNA contains the following:
- a CDS encoding type II toxin-antitoxin system HicA family toxin yields the protein MHASLYLDRTKGSHRQFKHQGKPGLVTVPDKLSDDLAPGTLSSIWRQAQL from the coding sequence TTGCATGCAAGTTTGTATCTTGATAGAACTAAAGGTAGTCATCGACAGTTCAAGCATCAGGGTAAACCAGGTTTAGTTACAGTTCCAGATAAATTGTCTGACGACTTAGCCCCTGGTACTCTTAGTAGTATTTGGAGGCAAGCACAGTTATAA
- a CDS encoding type II toxin-antitoxin system HicB family antitoxin, with protein sequence MHYVVVIEKADSNYSAYVPDLPGCVTTGATLEEVKQMIAEAIEFHLEGMLEDGLPIPKPTSIAHEVEVAYSKT encoded by the coding sequence ATGCATTACGTAGTGGTGATTGAAAAGGCGGATAGTAATTACTCTGCTTATGTTCCTGATTTACCAGGTTGTGTAACTACAGGTGCAACCTTAGAAGAAGTCAAGCAGATGATTGCAGAAGCTATTGAATTTCATTTAGAAGGAATGTTAGAAGATGGTTTACCTATTCCTAAACCTACAAGCATCGCTCATGAAGTTGAAGTTGCATACAGCAAAACATAA